The Castor canadensis chromosome X, mCasCan1.hap1v2, whole genome shotgun sequence genome includes a region encoding these proteins:
- the Dkc1 gene encoding H/ACA ribonucleoprotein complex subunit DKC1, whose translation MADAEVVSLPKKHKKKKDRKPLQDDDVAEIQHAEEFLIKPESKVAQLDTSQWPLLLKNFDKLNVRTTHYTPLPCGSNPLKREIGDYIRTGFINLDKPSNPSSHEVVAWIRRILRVEKTGHSGTLDPKVTGCLIVCIERATRLVKSQQSAGKEYVGIVRLHNAIEGGTQLSRALETLTGALFQRPPLIAAVKRQLRVRTIYESKMIEYDPERRLGIFWVSCEAGTYIRTLCVHLGLLLGVGGQMQELRRVRSGVMSEKDHMVTMHDVLDAQWLYDNHKDESYLRRVVYPLEKLLTSHKRLVMKDSAVNAICYGAKIMLPGVLRYEDGIEVNQEIVVITTKGEAICMAIALMTTAVISTCDHGIVAKIKRVIMERDTYPRKWGLGPKASQKKLMIKQGLLDKHGKPTDSTPATWKQEYVDYSDSGKREVTEALKLVAEVAKVPQVVAEAVKVPKRKRESESESDEAPPAAPQLTKKEKKKNKKDKKAKAMQESGGEPGDEDSDNTKKKKKKKKAKVVEVVSE comes from the exons ATGGCGGACGCGGAAG TGGTTAGTTTGCCAAAGAAGCATAAGAAGAAAAAGGACCGGAAGCCATTACAAGATGATGATGTGGCG GAAATACAACATGCTGAAGAGTTTCTTATCAAACCAGAATCCAAAGTGGCTCAGTTGGACACTTCTCAGTGGCCCTTGTTGCTAAAG AATTTTGATAAGCTAAATGTAAGGACAACACACTATACACCCCTTCCCTGTGGTTCAAACCCTCTGAAGAGAGAGATTGGGGACTATATCCG GACAGGTTTCATTAATCTTGACAAGCCCTCTAACCCCTCTTCCCATGAGGTGGTAGCTTGGATCCGCCGAATACTTCGGGTGGAGAAGACAGGACACAGTGGCACCTTGGATCCCAAGGTGACTGGGTGTTTAATTGTGTGCATAGAACGAGCCACTCGCTTGGTGAAATCACAACAGAGTGCAG gCAAAGAGTATGTGGGAATTGTCCGGCTACACAATGCTATTGAAGGGGGGACCCAGCTTTCTAGG GCCCTAGAAACACTGACAGGTGCCCTGTTCCAGCGACCCCCACTTATTGCCGCAGTAAAGAGACAGCTCCGAGTGAGGACTATCTACGAGAGCAAAATGATTGAATATGATCCTGAACGAAGATTAG GAATCTTTTGGGTGAGTTGTGAGGCCGGCACCTACATTCGGACACTGTGCGTGCACCTTGGTTTGTTATTGGGAGTTGGTGGTCAGATGCAGGAACTGCGGAGGGTTCGTTCTGGAGTCATGAGTGAAAAG GACCACATGGTGACAATGCATGATGTGCTCGACGCTCAGTGGCTGTATGATAACCATAAGGATGAGAGTTACCTGCGGCGTGTTGTCTATCCCTTGGAAAAGCTGTTAACATCTCATAAGCGGCTGGTTATGAAAGATAGTGCA GTGAATGCAATCTGCTATGGGGCCAAGATCATGCTTCCAGGTGTTCTCCGATATGAGGACGGCATTGAGGTCAACCAGGAGATCGTGGTCATTACCACCAAGGGGGAAGCCATCTGCATGG CTATTGCATTAATGACCACAGCAGTAATTTCTACCTGCGATCATGGTATAGTAGCCAAGATCAAGAGGGTGATCATGGAGAGAGACACTTATCCTCGCAAGTGGGGTTTAGGTCCAAAG GCAAGTCAGAAAAAGCTGATGATAAAACAGGGCCTTCTGGACAAGCATGGCAAACCCACGGACAGTACCCCTGCCACATGGAAGCAGGAGTATGTTGACTACAG TGATTCTGGCAAGAGAGAAGTTACTGAAGCATTAAAGTTAGTTGCCGAAGTGGCAAAAGTCCCACAAGTAGTTGCTGAAGCAGTAAAAGTCCCAAAG CGGAAGCGAGAGAGTGAGAGTGAAAGTGATGAGGCCCCTCCAGCAGCTCCCCAGTTgaccaagaaggaaaagaagaagaataagAAGGACAAGAAGGCCAAAGCTATGCAAGAGAGTGGAGGCGAGCCTGGAGATGAG gACAGTGAcaacaccaaaaagaagaagaagaagaagaaagcaaaagtgGTAGAAGTGGTGTCTGAGTAG